In Planococcus citri chromosome 4, ihPlaCitr1.1, whole genome shotgun sequence, the genomic window ttaatacaaatctGTATAATTAAATCTTAATTTACTTATTATACATTTAATACTTCTTACATTTTAGAGAAATACAtcgttgaaagatttttttttagttatgaTGATAAGCTTGGCGGTGGTAAAAGTGTCGTGAATTGTTACGCTCGATTAGATaaaaacagattttaaaattttgattttttttcaccttaagGAAACACGTTGATTattaagaaaacaaattttctaaagGAAGCATAGATGTATGAAAATACTGATCCATTAAGATACGATCGAAGCAACAAAGATATCTAATAAGTGAACTCAGGCCAGACACGAACATATTCACACAAAAACACATAAGTAATTTagtcaataaaaaatcaataacgaTTAGTTAGACGAGTGACACATCGTTCTTGTAAGCTGATTAAGCGTAATTGTATCGATTTCTAAGTACGCGAGATAATCAATCAGAGAAGGCAAGAAGCGTTTCACGAGGATCtgcgagaaaaaaacaacaaaatgaaattccCAATAATGATGAATTTGAGATACGAACTACACAAAACTTACTTATTTTTCGACGAAAGAATATTCttgtatttttcataaatgaaaTCTCTTAATTGGGTATATGCTTTTTCCAAATCATCGTTAACTATCACCaaattgaaattcgattcgTCACTGGCTGTAGATGATAACATATTACGTGATTAATTCAAATACGAAACTCAATCAGTAGTAATTAGATAAGCATACCATATTCTAGTTCAGATTCGGCTACTTTAAGCCGTCGTCGTATATTTTCTTCAGAATCCGTTTTCCGATCCCTCaatcttttttctaaaatttgcaaCGAAGGTGGTTTAATGAAAACGAACAACGGATCTAGACCAGCTTTGGACTTTAACTGCCTTACTCCTTCGGTATCGATGTCTAAAACACAAATTTTATTCTCACTCCATACTTTTTCGACAGCCGCTTTACTGCAAACAGAGATCGCCGGTTAATTCAAATCTACAGCGTAATTTTGCACCTTAAACATATATCAATTACCTGGTTCCACATAAATGATTCGTGTAAGCAGCCGATTCTAGGAACTCTTcgttttcgatcattttttctattttttccctGGTGCAAAAATGATAATGCACACCGTCAACTTCACCGGCTCGAGGAGCTCGCGATTGATGAGAAACCGAGAAGCCAAATTTATCCGGAAACTcggagaataatttttgaagcatAGTTGACTTGCCGGAACCGGAAGGACCGCTAATGACGAGCAACTTTGGTTTAGCCGGAGCGTGTATCATGGTATGAATTCCTGCAAAAACgtgaaattagaattttttttcgaaacaagaCGCGATAATGAGTATTACAATGCAGCGACAAAGCTAGTGAGTAAGCTAGTGCATCTAGGAAAGAAATGTAGCTTTACCctttaaaatacaaaatccaaggaac contains:
- the LOC135842230 gene encoding uncharacterized protein LOC135842230 isoform X1 gives rise to the protein MFLGFCILKGIHTMIHAPAKPKLLVISGPSGSGKSTMLQKLFSEFPDKFGFSVSHQSRAPRAGEVDGVHYHFCTREKIEKMIENEEFLESAAYTNHLCGTSKAAVEKVWSENKICVLDIDTEGVRQLKSKAGLDPLFVFIKPPSLQILEKRLRDRKTDSEENIRRRLKVAESELEYASDESNFNLVIVNDDLEKAYTQLRDFIYEKYKNILSSKNKSS
- the LOC135842230 gene encoding uncharacterized protein LOC135842230 isoform X2, which produces MFLGFCILKGIHTMIHAPAKPKLLVISGPSGSGKSTMLQKLFSEFPDKFGFSVSHQSRAPRAGEVDGVHYHFCTREKIEKMIENEEFLESAAYTNHLCGTSKAAVEKVWSENKICVLDIDTEGVRQLKSKAGLDPLFVFIKPPSLQILEKRLRDRKTDSEENIRRRLKVAESELEYASDESNFNLVIVNDDLEKAYTQLRDFIYEKYKNILSSKNKI
- the LOC135842230 gene encoding uncharacterized protein LOC135842230 isoform X3, whose translation is MIHAPAKPKLLVISGPSGSGKSTMLQKLFSEFPDKFGFSVSHQSRAPRAGEVDGVHYHFCTREKIEKMIENEEFLESAAYTNHLCGTSKAAVEKVWSENKICVLDIDTEGVRQLKSKAGLDPLFVFIKPPSLQILEKRLRDRKTDSEENIRRRLKVAESELEYASDESNFNLVIVNDDLEKAYTQLRDFIYEKYKNILSSKNKSS